The following DNA comes from Winogradskyella sp. PG-2.
ATCATGGTGGTAGGTTTAACAACTAGAGAAGTTACCGATAAGCTTTATCAAATGTTATCAAAATACTTAAATAATCCTTCAGTATCGGTGCAACTTGTTAACTTCAAAATATCTGTCTTAGGAGAAGTAAGGTCCCCAGGAAGTTATACTATTTTGAATGAGAGAATTACAATTTTGGAAGCTATTGCGTTAGCAGGAGATTTAACTATATATGGTAAGCGTAAACCCGTGACTTTGATTAGAGAGCAGAATGGTAAACGTGAGTTTATCCACATCGATTTAACTGACAAAGCTCTTTTTAATTCACCCTATTATTATTTGTCTCAAAATGATATTCTATATATTGAAGCTAATAAAACAAGGGTTAATTCTTCTAAAGTAGGACCAAATACAACAATTTTAATATCAACACTTTCAATTTTAATATCCTTAGCAGCTATTCTGACCAATTAATAAAAATGAAAAATAATAAAAATCATAAAAATAATGATCCAGATCATCAAAAATTAGATCTTAGAAATGCGCTTAAGATATATTTAGCATATTGGAAATGGTTTATTATTAGTGTCTGTATTGCAATAATTTTTGCTTTTATCTATTTACATTTTTCCTCACCAATTTATGAAGTGTCTTCGACTATCTTAATTAATGACAATGCTGATAATGGAAATACAAACTCAGAAATTTCTGTATTTGAAGACTTAGGGCTATTTGCAGGCCCTAAAACTTCTTTAGACACAGAAATTGGGGTTTTAAAATCTAAATCGTTAATAGAAAGGGTTGTCAAAGAACTAGAATTAAACATCTCATATTATATTAAAACTGATGTAAAATATAAGGAACTATACAAAAATGAGATTCCTTTTACTTTAAACTTCTTTATGCCCGACAGTTCGTTCAATAATTTGAGTGAAGTATTTTTCGTAAAAGCTAAATCTCCTACAGAATTTGTTTTATTCTCTGAAGATGACACCAAAATATGTGAAGGCTCTTTTGGACAGTTAATAAGTTGTGATTTTGGTGAATTAGTTATAACACCAAAAGATTTAGGCACTTTAAAAACAAATCAGTCTGTATTAGTAAAAATAAGTTCTATAGAAGAAGTTGCAATAGCTTATAAAAAGCGAATTAAAATTAGTGCAGACGCGCCAAAATCAAATCTCTTAACACTTTCATTGCAAGATGGTATCAGAATAAA
Coding sequences within:
- a CDS encoding polysaccharide biosynthesis/export family protein, which codes for MKEIKISELRDWFIILITILLTGCASSNKINYFKKNDKLVLKEDITNFQPTIQYADMLNINISSIEPELAAPYNSYEIQENRLVRQIPYIVTADGDINFPVLGRIMVVGLTTREVTDKLYQMLSKYLNNPSVSVQLVNFKISVLGEVRSPGSYTILNERITILEAIALAGDLTIYGKRKPVTLIREQNGKREFIHIDLTDKALFNSPYYYLSQNDILYIEANKTRVNSSKVGPNTTILISTLSILISLAAILTN